The following nucleotide sequence is from Amia ocellicauda isolate fAmiCal2 chromosome 14, fAmiCal2.hap1, whole genome shotgun sequence.
GTCTCAATTCCATTAAATACGAAATAGGTGTTTCAATGAAACGTGCAAGGGACAAATCCAGGTTTTCACATCACAAACCTGATTGTTTCATGTGTAGCCATCACtttgaatattaatatttatatattgcttCTTCTGCTACAATCAAGGAGACGAGTGAAACCAGACCCCTGGATAAAAATATGGACATTTCACAATGATCATCAAAAGCTTGCCCTGGGTGTGACACACATTGGTACATCATGGTTGTATGGTGATTGTTGTTAAAgatgaatacatattttaacatatacattttgtaGGGTGCAAGCAAGAGCAATTCTACATAGAGGATATCTGTGCCAACCCAGACTCTGCGTTGAGCGTAACACAGTACAATGTTCATCAAACAGTAAATACTAGAGTCTAGTGTTTAatcaaacatttttattaaacatgttaaattAAAGTGCTATCAATCTTGCTGTATTAAGGATTGTTATTTGCACCAGAACATTACAACGCAGAGTCAACTTAAAACTTAAGATGCCTGCAATAGCAAACATTCCTGAATTCCACCTACCCAATGCAAAGGTGTTTATAAAGCAGGCTCTGGAAAAGTATGTTTACAGTAAAAAGTAAATAGTCATGAACAGACATCAATCTCTAAGCTATGCATCGTCAGGTCTGATCATCCTCAAGGGCCACCTAATggctttcattaatttaatataaatgtgtattattaccgttattattattattattacattattgtttGCGTGCACTGGCACTGTCCatgcattcaaataaaatagatggcattataattttattgtttatgttCATCAGATCAGTAAGGTCAAACTGTTAATTAACACAACCACTGTAAATAGAATCTGAATATGCCAAAACCCTTTTGATGGCACTAGAAAATAAATGTCTACAACAATAATATTTTACCAGTTACGTGGTATGGAGGAGAACCTTGGGGCtcaatttattgttatttttttttaatggctaGATATTGCCAATTGAGCCATTAAAAGACAAACTTGACCATCCTCACTGAGACAGAAATGTAGGCTGACCTGTTTGGTCAAGAGTTTGGAAAGGGTGATGCGTAGATAAGATAAGCAGTCTCATTTTGCAATACAAACACAGAAGAACAAATAACTTTTGCatcaaaaacaattaaaggCCTTTGTTTAAATCTCTGTAAAGTTCATTTTTGCAATTATAGCACTGGATGTAAGTCTTGGACACAAGAATGAGAACTCTGTGACATATCATAAGGAAACAAACCAACATAAAATAGATTTCAAGGCTGTAATGGTCAGTTTATGCAATTGATTTTCTAAATAGACTATTGGAAACGAAATGGTTTGTGCAGAACATAAGTcatgatcaaattgcatttatttCCCCTTTTATCAGATGTGTGTTACTGGCCTTTATCAGCACAATACTAAATGTCAGACATAACAACGCAACTAAACTAAACATCATTATTCTataataaaagctttttttcaCTCCACAATCATGTTCTGGCTAATTTCTCTTTTTCAAACCATAATGCgttaatataaaatgcaataataTCCATTCTTTGTCACTCTCACCTTAAATACACCCGGAACAGTCAAACTAGTATTTTGTAAAATTTATTTTCATAGAGATACTAGCAGTAATGCTATGATAATCCATGCAGTGTCACGGAGGTGTCGTGGATGAATGATTTTCTGTGCAATAACTGAATGAAATGTAGTTGAATTGTATTTACCTGTTATAATTATGCAGTTCACttgaatttcattttaattaatatttaaagttAGATAGTTACATATATACAAAGCACTTACCTTAAGTGTGAGCAGCCTGCTGTAAAAATtctaaaaaaaagaatgaaatgcATTGCAGCAATTTATAGCTTTGTGTCACCGACACAATCACATAGCTGGTCTATCAGGTAGAACTggactgcatttattttttaggggaattattattgttgcaagtgttattatttgtttcctGATAAAGAAAATACTTTCACAGTCACTTGGATATGAGCTCAGTGGAATGATCTTTTGgattcttttaaaataatatcatatatttgactgtttttctctttgttttccctttaggttcgatttttatatttgtagtgTTTGAGTATTTgtagtatatacactcacctaaaggattattaggaacaccatactaatactgtgtttgaccccctttcgccttcagaactgccttcattctacgtggcattgattcaacaaggtgctgaaagcattctttagaaatgttgtcccatattgataggatagcatcttgcagttgatggagatttgtgggatgcacatccagggcacgaagctcccgttccaccacatcccaaagatgctctattgggttgagatctggtgactgtgggggccagtttagtacagtgaactcattgtcatgttcaagaaaccaatttgaaatgattcgacctttgtgacatggtgcattatcctgctggaagtagccatcagagaatgggtacatggtggtcataaagggatggacatggtcagaaacaatgctcaggtaggccgtggcatttaaatgatgcccaattggcactaaggggcctaaagtgtgccaagaaaacatcccccacaccattacaccaccaccaccagcctgcacagtggtaacaaggcatgatggatccatgttctcattctgtttatgccaaattctgactctaccatctgaatgtctcaacagaaatcgagactcatcagaccaggcaacatttttccagtcttcaactgtccaattttggtgagcttgtgcaaattgtagcctctttttcctatttgtagtggagatgagtggtacccggtggggtcttctgctgttgtagcccatccgcctcaatcagcaatccaggcaggagagaaccagggtctggacgagcagctgaattgagtagtcagtgaggaagggatggattcgAAGTATCTGCAGGTGCGTAACAGTGTgctgatgtgctgagtgtaggacaGAGGGTCAAGGGTCACTCTGAGATTGCTAGTAGAAGAAGAGGGGAGAGTGTGATAGATTCCAGTGGAATTTAAATGAGGAGATCAATAGAAGGTGAGGACGAGGAGGGAAGAAGAGGAAATCAGATTTGGAAAGGTCAAGCTTGAGGTGAGTGCATCCAAGAGAAGACGGCAGAGAGACaggagatgtgagaggggatgagggggtcagaagagggaaaagacagaaagATCTGGGCGTCATCTGCATAGACGTGGTAAGAGAATCCATGGGATGTGCTGAGAGGGGCACAGAGAGcgggtgtagagagagaacaggattgggcccaggacagagccttggggtatgcctgtgaggagaggttgtgaTGAAGTAAGAGGAGAAGGGAGTGTCTGACAGTGTCAagggctgcagagagatcaaggaggatcagGACataggagagggaggctgcaaGAGCAAGAGTTAAATGAAGACCGAAGCTTATATGAAAGCCGAGAGCATGGAGAGATCAATAAGGAGTTGAgaagggaggagatgaaggggaatAGTTGAGGACCAGTCTTCTGGATGAGGTGAGGGGGCCAAGGGTGTTACATTATCAAAAAAATACGATAATTATCATATATGTGGCCACACTGAATGGTGTAAGACAGAAAGAGCAGAAGAGACAAGcgtggagggggagagagagcagagatTCTGTCAGGAAGAGACCATGGAAGTGGGTGGGGTGAAGAGTGAGTGGAGGGAAAGGGAGGATGAGATGAAGTGGGGTCACAGGGAGGTcagaaggggagcagcctctggAGAAGATGGGGTCCAGCTGGTGGACTGCCTTGTGAGTAAAGGGTGATTGGGACAGGGAGAAACTGAAAGAGTGaaggaggggaagaaatcccaggaaagtctcccaggaggatcgtaggagaggagaggaaggggaggaaggagagaaggaagtcCAGTTCATCTAGGAAGATAGTGAGTGAACCAGGGGGATGGTAGAGAACCAATAAGAAGAGGTGACATGGAGAAGTGAGTTCAACTGTGTGGAACTCAAAGGTGTTAGTGGAGAaagaggagagaaagaaagggagaagagaagagaaggagagaacaGAAGCCACACCCCCCCGAGGGGAAATCCATGTTTCTATGAGAGCAAGCTAAGTCCAGAGAGAAGTGGGAGGCAAAATTAGAGATGACATCAGTCTTGTTAGAAGCCAAATGCCATTCCAGCCACAGGGGAATGGTGGGGAGAGGCACAGAGATTAGTTTGGAAGGATTAGGGGAGCTGTGTTGAGCAAGTGAAGGATCTAGAAAATTCTTGCAGGTAGAGACCCTTTCCCTTGGGTAGTGGGGTACTTTGGAAAAgtgggcactgaaggctgctggtgcAGAGGTCTGTGGGGCAATTTGTTACTAATTGGAAAACACATGACTGGACTGCATTGAATAACACTAGGTTTGCGAGATTGAAGATAGGGATCTCGGAATGGATGGAATGCTACCCCAATTAACAGCATTTCCTGATTGCAGAGAAATGTACCAAACACACAATTCCACTTTGCAGGAGATCAAAAGAAAACACTGTAGTATGTAATGAAACCGTATCTGATTAAAGAAGGCAGTTCATGGCTCCCACCAATCACAAACTACAAGCTATTACTGCAGCCCaagtgtgtaaataaataatataatgccCTACAGGTATTCAGGCCATTTCTGGATACAGAAATTGGTGGTTGTTAATTTCTAGTAGCAGTGTAAATCAGTACAAAACTGTCAATGCTGTGATAagttaataaacacaaataattaataaataaatatggtgGGTCTGAGAAAGCGTCCTTGCTGCCTAACATTTCATTTCCTTCTGAGTTCTCCCattagattgtttttttttaatgtctccCTTTATGAAAATAAGTCTTTGAACAATGTACTTGCTTTGATGCATCAAGGTTAGCTAACTTATGAGGATTGTTGTTGGAATTAAAAACAGAGGTATTGATGAATATTTAATGAATATGTGTTTTCTCCTAGACTGCCTTTTTCTTTACTCCTTTACCTTGAGAGATGCACGTCATCCAATTCTCCggtgtctttaaaaaaatatatgtcttAGGAGTTGCTTTTGCCCAGAGCATTTATACTGTTgggattttactggagcaatctaggtacagtatcttgctcaagggtacaacagcagtgtctcccACCTGGTaatgaacccacaaccctccactcaggagtcccgagccctgaccactactcctcAGTGCTGTCTTCTCATGCTGTTCATGTGCCCAGCCGCCTCCTTCCCAGAGGGACCTCGATGTTAATACACTTTTACTAATCCAATCCTGGACTGTCATAAGAATACTGTATATATGGGTCAAGTGTCTGCAATCTTAAAAGCACCTACTAAAATTGCACAATATGCTTATTTCAGTAGCAATTGCAGGAGCTCAGTGGGATGCATATAAGAATATATTGGTTAGTAgtgcatttttatttccttgttCTAAACAATGaccacaaaattaaaacatggaAATATTATCTGAAGTGAAAATAAAGCCAACATTCAATTGAATTATTAGTGTATTGTTTATTGGGTTTGAATAACATCAGTtcatgaaatacatatttaagaaaTTCTTGCTTAACTGGTACACATGTAaagattattatgtttttttattattttatattaaacctTTTCAATGTTTTGAGCTTCCACAAATGAATACTTTTTGTGTTTCTATCCCTCATTGGATTGTTTAAACGAATGacactgctaaacaaaacaaacacaaaaagttcagaaaattatgaaaaataatataaatcatcATCTGTAACAATTCATATATAAAACTATTGCAAAAGTATGTTACCATTCAAGAGCTAGTTAAAATGTACCTTTTATCATGATTTATTGAAAACAGTCATTAATGTCAGAAATGTAATTGCCCAGAAACTATCAATGCAATTTATAATGACATTACATGAGTAGACAACCTAAATGCTGGTCTCCAATAAACTATAACAACCTGGTTCCTAACACCATCCCCTGAGCAACCCAATCACCATGTCTGCAGCAAATCCTTGGTTCATTCCCCTTAAGGGGGGGGAATCAAAAGGTCTGATGCTGCCTCAGTCAAGCAAGTAATGTCAAAcctcaaaataattaattactaACACCAATTCACAACTGGGCTTGTAAACTACTGAAATCAAGTAgtagaaataattaaaacaacaattaaaaagtaatgtaTTACTGAGGATACACATGTTGCAAATGGCCTGACTTGGGGCCTTGAGGGTTAAAGGAAGTCCTTCACTTGGTCCTGAGGATTGCTGGGAAGGTTCACTGGTCAAGCCTGGTGGACTCTGGCGGTGGCTCTGGGCAAGGCTTGGGTCAGAACTACCGGTGTGTTGCGTAACTTTATCTCTCTGGCAATCTGACACCAAGAGCAAGTGTAGCAGAAAACGGTGTATAGACAGTCATTGCAGACAGTGTCCTgtaaaaaaggaataaaaataaagccaATACACATTTCCTGAGCCATTAACTAATGCAAAATCCCAGACGAAGCCATGTCCATGGATTTTGTAAGacattttcttcactttttctgGAGTGAAGTTGAAATTCTGAACATCTGTTATCCTGTGAAAGCTGAGTATACTGTTTGTGCAATAATTGCTGTAGATTGAGGTTGGTCTTCATTTcatatgttttctgttttgtttaaagACCACAGAATGTGTACACATATTTGTGGCTGGAATCCAGACAGTAGGGTGCATGTGGTTGAGAGTTCAGAAAGCTGCCCCTTAAAATAAACCATGTCCACTGGATGTCTAATGTGGACCGAGTTTGGACAAGAGGCAGGAAACACAATGCGTGAAATCCAATATGTGATCCAATCCAGCTTATACACCTATGCAAGGGGAGAAGATTTAATGGCAGGTGAGAGACGGGTACATACCTTGATCCCATAGCGCTCTCGGGTTCCTGCCCTCAGAGTCAGACCTATGGGTGGTATACAACCAGACATATCCAGAAGGGGGAGACACAGGCATTCCCCATATTCACGGGTGGTCTGGCAGGCAAAACAGGGGAAGCACCAGAAAGAACAACAGCCTGGAACGTAAGAGAACAATATGTTTGGGCTGTCTTTGGGCTAATTTTGTTGATTTTCAAATTTAAGTTACAGATCACTCTGGTGTCAATAGCCAAACCCAACAGGTCTCCAATTGTCTGTACCTGAATTTGATTTCAGCATCCTGGTGGGTCGCAGACAAATCCTAGCAAAGGAAGTCTGAGTCTATAGATGTAGGTTCACTGTATGCCAGTTAATACTTTACAGTAATGGGCACAATTTCTTAATTCATCTGTGTATTAAAGCCAAGGGAATAACATATGAATGCCTTGTGCACTACTGAtaagttctgatgttgatcacatgtaaAGACTCTTTTCAAACACAGGCAAGCAACGTGTTGTGCTCTGTGACCAGCAGAGGTCGCCAATTCATACTTCTAATGGGATCATGAGTTCTAGAGctagtaaaaaacaaacaaacaaacaaacaaaaaacaccttgTACATTCAGTGTTTGTTGCATAAATTAATGACAACAGTACAATTTTCAAACACATATGTTTGGCCAGGTAGCACTGATTTTTGGCTGGGCAACCTGAATAGGTCTACAGGAAACCTGCATGTATTtatccaaaaaactaaaaactcacTGTAcacttttctttgctaaaaaCTTATTTTTGTTGCATTGACTCAATCTGGAGGGCACTGTACATTTACAATTAATAGAATGTGATCTGCTTCTGTGTAGAGATGCAGAAATGCCTGTAGATATGactaaacattattattgttgtttgttttacatcCTTTCCTCTTAAAAAAAGAGTGAGCGAGGATACAGAACAGAAACCCCTGCAACTGAGGTCTGACCTGATGCCAGTTGCAGTATAATTATTACCAGCACCAGTGAGGTTCAGAAAAGTAGAAGGTGGTGTTAAGAGTTAGGGTgacacagttaaaacaaaaatagttcaataaaataaatgcgtTACTGATACTTTCAGGAGGGACTAAACAGCTCAATTGCAATCATATTTATTTACCTGACTGTTCTAATGGTTTGTACAATACAGTAGGCACACCATTTTTAaggacttaaaaaaaatattaatcaaagAAGTTTAATTGTGCCAAAATATTGACTGGCAAGAGATTAATATAAGAAAGGCAAAGGGAAGACTCAACCAGTGTTTGTTTGGAAGCAAGCGAAGATGCTTAAAAAATAAGTGGTATCAGAAATACCACTGgctaaaatacaacaaaaacagtattattgaataaatgtatgtaaagcAGTACATTAAAGTACACTTACGTTATAAAACGTAAAACAACACCCTTATACATGTAGTTAAAGCCATGAATTACCAACCATTTGTAGCAATCTTTTTTTCTGACTGTGCCCCACAAAAACATTGATGCTGCTTGACGCCCCTTGTGAGACATAGTACTACCCTACCAAATCTTGAATGTTGAACAGGGTCCTACTGCCAGAAGCGTTTGGGTCCCCTAGGCCAACAGACCCAGATGCAAAGTGTAGAAAATCATAGACATAACAAAACTCCACAAGAGCACAATAGGACAGGACAGACAGTGGAAAGGATCACTTACAGATTTTTAGGTCTTGACAGCAGTCGCAGATGCCCGTACTCCACTGATTTGAGTTGTTTACATACATGGTGGGCTGGGGCTGCTGGATTACTACTGTTGTCGTCATTGTTGTCTCTTACCTGTGGACAGAACAAACTGTCAAATGCCATGTACATGCTGAACGCTTGGCCCAGGAGCTTTAAGAATCAGTCAGGCAGAGACGTGCACGAGGTGACAGTTGAACTCCAAGATCTGACCACAGGAATTTTAATGGTTTGTCAAACTACTGTATCTCTAAGACATCCTTAAGAGTGCCTAACCAACCAACAGCGAAACAGGTGGCTGAATTCAACTACGTACTAAACTAGCAAGCAGGAGTGCTGAGCACCAAATGCCATGAATTTGGCTGCTGAAATGAGTCCCCGACACATACTAAAAATGTTCTCAGGTGCAGCAAACCCAAAGTAATATCTGCAACACTACAAGAAAGGGCTAAGTTAGTCTAACACTTTCACTAGCCTAAAACATTTAGTACCATACTAAGTGGAACAAAGTAACACATCCAATGGTTTAAGTGTTAATATTGCTTAAATgtaagcacacacacatatatatgtatgtatatatacctCTAGATTGCTATACATGATGCAGTTACTTAATCCTTAGTACCATGCTAAGCaggggatttttatttttttttgcaatcGAAGGAGGATATCCAGATAGTACCATTCTAGGTAGTATACCACTCCATACTAGTAACTGTAAATGTTTGTTGCAATCTTAATGTATTTACCAGTAATAATTAGGCAAGTAGCTTGAATGTCCTTTCAATAGACATTTAAAGTTAGACCTTTCCATATACAAAGTACATACCTTGCATGTGAGCAG
It contains:
- the LOC136768560 gene encoding cornifelin homolog codes for the protein MTTTVVIQQPQPTMYVNNSNQWSTGICDCCQDLKICCCSFWCFPCFACQTTREYGECLCLPLLDMSGCIPPIGLTLRAGTRERYGIKDTVCNDCLYTVFCYTCSWCQIAREIKLRNTPVVLTQALPRATARVHQA